In Embleya scabrispora, the DNA window GCCGCGACGGCATCATCCTCGAGGCCGGCGCCGTCGCCGGCCGCAGGCCCTCCGTCGCGAAATCCCTCGTCCACCTCTGGACCGGCACCGGACGGGCAGCGGCATGAACACCGACCTCCCCCTGTTCCTCGCCGGCCTCGGGATCGGCATGTTCGCCGGCGCCCTCGTCACCCTCGCCGCCCTCGTCCTCCTCACCGGCCGGCGCCCCGCCCCGGCGCCCGCGCCCGGCCCCGTCGAAGCCGCCGAGGCCATCACCCGCCAAGCCGCCCGCGAAAGGAGCGCCGAGCAGTGAACGAATGCCCCACGCCCGACAAGGCCCGCTTCGCAACCCTCGAAGCGGCGCAGTCCTTCGCGATCCGCAAGTTCCTCTCGCTGGGCATCATGCTCCGCCCCTACGGCGACTGCTCCTGCGAGTGGTACCACCTGACCTCCCAGGGCAGCGACGAACTCACCCCCACCGAGACCGAACTCGCCCGCGAATACGCACGCCTGCGCGACCTCGACCCGCCCGCGTTCGTCACGCTCGTCCGCGACGACGCTCTCGGCCGCACCTCCAAATCGACGGCCGCGGCACTGCGCACCCCCGGCCTCCTCGAACGATGGCGCGCCGCCCTCAAGGAACTCAAGACCGACATCCACGCGCAGATCGAGCAGAGCCGCGCGCAGGAGCACCCGGGCTCGCGGGACTGGCGCAACCGCATCGCCCACCTCCAACGGCGACTCGCCGTGCGCTCGGCCGAGACCAACTCCCTCGCAGTCGCCTTCTCCACACAAGGAACCCCCGCAACATCGGACGCCGAACCCAGCCGCGCGACATGCGGCGAACGCGCCGTCGAACGCCTCGTCGCAGCCCACAGAGCCGAATTCGACCGGCTGGTCCACGAGGAGTACACGGCAGCCGGCCTGTCCATCCCCCAAAACCTCCTGCGCCGCGACACGTTTCTCCTCGACGCCACCCCGCGCACGGAGGCGGCATCGTGACGACCACACCGCGCGTCATCGGCATCGACCCGTCCATGACCGCAACCGGCATCGCCTGGCACGACGGCACCACCAGCACCACCGCCGACACGGCCACCATCGGCGACGTCCGACTCGACAAGATCAGCCGCTGGGTCGACCTCGCCGCCCGCTACCACCCCGACATGCTCCGGCACGACGAGAACGGCGACGACCGCCGCGCCCACCTCGCCGTCGTCGAAGACCTCCCCACCCACGCCAAAGGCGCCGGCATCACGGGCATGGCCCAGGGCGTCGTGCGCCAAGCCCTCCTCGGGGCCGCCGTCCCCTACGCCCTCGTCACCGCGGCCGGCCTCAAGAAGTACGCCACCGGCACCGGCAACGCCAACAAGTCCGACATGCGCATGGCCCTGTACAAGCGCACCGGCCTCGACCTGCGCGACGACAACGAAGTCGACGCCTGGTGGCTCCGCGCCATGGGCCTGGACCACCTCGGCCACCCCGTCGTCGAACTGCCCGCCGCACAACGCGCCATGCTCGACAAGGTCACCTGGCCCCAGGCGGCTGCTCCGTGAGCACAACGAGTCTGACCAGACCACACGGCATCCCCACACAACGCCCCGACGGCAAGCGGTGCCGCGGTTGCGACGAGTACAAGTCCCTGGACAACTTCAGCCTCCAGAACAGCCGCAGCTCGACCCAGAACCGTCGATCGGAATGCAAGCCGTGCCGCAACAAGGCAGCCCGCCGAAAGCGCGAAGCCGGCCTCGCCGAAGTCCTCCGACAGCGCAACCTCCGCATACGCGAAGTCCTCGCCGACTTCCCCGACCCCAACGACGCAGCCCGAGAACTCAACGTTCTCCGACGCACCGTGCTCACATGGCAGGTAGCCCTGCGACGGAACCCCGACACGTACCTGCGTCCACACGGCAACCTCAACATGGGCGACCG includes these proteins:
- a CDS encoding WhiB family transcriptional regulator — its product is MSTTSLTRPHGIPTQRPDGKRCRGCDEYKSLDNFSLQNSRSSTQNRRSECKPCRNKAARRKREAGLAEVLRQRNLRIREVLADFPDPNDAARELNVLRRTVLTWQVALRRNPDTYLRPHGNLNMGDRADAREPLPPPSPPRPVAPQPARPDTAWREHAACRGHKHPDLWYGGPDRPNSLWPGRSDYTANINEAIAICRTCPVRNPCLAHALAHDEQGVWGGLTEDERKKAPDP
- a CDS encoding Holliday junction endonuclease, giving the protein MTTTPRVIGIDPSMTATGIAWHDGTTSTTADTATIGDVRLDKISRWVDLAARYHPDMLRHDENGDDRRAHLAVVEDLPTHAKGAGITGMAQGVVRQALLGAAVPYALVTAAGLKKYATGTGNANKSDMRMALYKRTGLDLRDDNEVDAWWLRAMGLDHLGHPVVELPAAQRAMLDKVTWPQAAAP